Proteins encoded in a region of the Acipenser ruthenus chromosome 11, fAciRut3.2 maternal haplotype, whole genome shotgun sequence genome:
- the LOC131739393 gene encoding ATP-dependent RNA helicase DDX55-like isoform X1 — MENVTEGTWRSLPVKLNEKIFQTLDELGFTHMTPVQSACIPLFMKNKDVAAEAVTGSGKTLAFVIPILEILLRREEKLKKMQVGALVVTPTRELAIQINEVMEHFTRHFPQFRRILLIGGSNPIEDVEKFKELGGNIIIATPGRLEDMFRRKADGLDLASSVKTLDVLVLDEADRLLDMGFEASLNTILGYLPKQRRTGLFSATQTQEVENLVRAGLRNPVRITVKEKGATESSTQKTPARLQNYYTVCRTEEKFNLLVAFLRQHKHEKHLVFFSTCACVEYYGKALEALVKNGTILCIHGKMKHKRNKIFTEFRKLKSGILVCTDVMARGIDIPEVNWVLQYDPPSSASSFVHRCGRTARIGNQGSALVFLLPMEESYVNFLAINQKCPMQEMAPIKDMVDVLPKVKSLAMADRAMYERGMRAFVSCVQAYNKHECSLIFRVKDLDFASMARGFALLRLPKMPELKGKSFPGFVPELIDTDSIPYKDKNREKQRQKMLAEMRQQRPQDRVRKNFTKNKAWSKQKTRKDKKKKKADKRKREEGSDIDDEDMGELLKDTRLLKKLKKGKITEEDFDKQVITGPKSENRKGGDHEQDDSEDDE; from the exons ATGGAGAATGTGACGGAAGGCACGTGGAGAAGTTTACCCGTTAAACTTAACGAAAAGATTTTTCAGACTCTCGACGAGCTGGGATTCACACACATGACACCAGTCCAG TCTGCGTGCATCCCTCTGTTTATGAAGAATAAAGACGTGGCGGCTGAAGCG GTGACAGGCAGTGGGAAGACCTTGGCGTTTGTTATTCCCATATTGGAAATACTGCTAAGGAGAGAGGAGAAGTTGAAGAAAATGCAG GTTGGTGCTCTGGTCGTTACACCAACACGAGAGCTTGCCATTCAGATCAATGAAGTGATGGAACATTTTACTAGGCATTTCCCACAGTTCAg ACGGATTCTTCTTATCGGTGGGAGTAATCCAATTGAAGATGTGGAAAAATTCAAAGAACTTGG AGGAAACATCATCATTGCCACTCCAGGGCGTCTGGAGGACATGTTCAGGAGGAAGGCGGATGGGCTGGACCTGGCTAGCAGTGTGAAGACCCTTGACGTCCTGGTTTTAGATGAGGCGGACAGGCTTCTTGACATGGGATTTGAAGCAAG CTTGAATACCATTCTCGGGTATTTACCCAAGCAGAGGAGGACAGGCCTGTTCTCAGCAACGCAGACCCAGGAGGTGGAGAACCTGGTGAGAGCCGGACTGCGTAACCCAGTACGCATCACAGTGAAAGAGAAAGGAGCCACGGAGAGCAGCACACAGAAAACACCAGCCAGACTGCAGAACTACTACACG GTCTGCAGAACAGAGGAGAAGTTTAACCTGCTCGTGGCATTTCTTCGACAGCACAAACACGAGAAACACCTGGTTTTCTTCAG TACGTGTGCCTGTGTGGAGTATTACGGGAAAGCCTTGGAAGCCTTAGTTAAAAATGGAACCATACTTTGCATTCACGGGAAAATGAAACATAAGCGCAACAAAATCTTTACAGAGTTTCGTAAGTTAAAAAG TGGCATTCTGGTTTGCACTGATGTAATGGCGAGAGGTATCGACATTCCTGAGGTTAACTGGGTCTTGCAGTATGACCCTCCAAGCAGTGCCAG TTCTTTTGTCCATCGCTGTGGACGGACCGCTCGCATTGGCAATCAGGGCAGTGCTCTTGTATTTTTGCTTCCTATGGAAGAATCTTATGTCAACTTCCTGGCCATTAACCAGAAG TGTCCAATGCAGGAGATGGCCCCCATAAAGGACATGGTAGATGTCCTTCCCAAAGTGAAGTCTCTAGCCATGGCAGACAGAGCTATGTATGAGAGGGGAATGAGAGCCTTTGTGTCGTGTGTACAAGCATATAACAAACACGAATGCAGCCTCATCTTCAGAGTAAAGG ATCTGGACTTTGCAAGTATGGCTCGTGGCTTTGCTTTGTTAAGATTGCCAAAGATGCCTGAGCTAAAAGGAAAGAGTTTCCCAGGCTTTGTACCCGAACTGATAGACACAGACTCCATCCCCTACAAAGATAAGAACAGGGAGAAGCAACGACAGAAGATGCTGGCAGAAATGCGACAGCAGAGACCGCAGGACCGAGTCAGGAAGAATTTTACTAAGAATAAGGCGTGGTCCAAACAGAAAACAAGGAAagacaagaagaaaaagaaagcagacaaaagaaagagagaggag GGCTCGGACATTGACGACGAGGATATGGGTGAACTGCTCAAAGACACCCGATTGTTGAAGAAGCTGAAAAAGGGCAAAATCACGGAGGAGGATTTTGACAAGCAAGTGATAACAGGACCGAAGTCAGAAAACAGAAAGGGAGGCGACCACGAGCAGGATGATTCAGAGGATGACGAGTAG
- the LOC131739393 gene encoding ATP-dependent RNA helicase DDX55-like isoform X2 yields the protein MKNKDVAAEAVTGSGKTLAFVIPILEILLRREEKLKKMQVGALVVTPTRELAIQINEVMEHFTRHFPQFRRILLIGGSNPIEDVEKFKELGGNIIIATPGRLEDMFRRKADGLDLASSVKTLDVLVLDEADRLLDMGFEASLNTILGYLPKQRRTGLFSATQTQEVENLVRAGLRNPVRITVKEKGATESSTQKTPARLQNYYTVCRTEEKFNLLVAFLRQHKHEKHLVFFSTCACVEYYGKALEALVKNGTILCIHGKMKHKRNKIFTEFRKLKSGILVCTDVMARGIDIPEVNWVLQYDPPSSASSFVHRCGRTARIGNQGSALVFLLPMEESYVNFLAINQKCPMQEMAPIKDMVDVLPKVKSLAMADRAMYERGMRAFVSCVQAYNKHECSLIFRVKDLDFASMARGFALLRLPKMPELKGKSFPGFVPELIDTDSIPYKDKNREKQRQKMLAEMRQQRPQDRVRKNFTKNKAWSKQKTRKDKKKKKADKRKREEGSDIDDEDMGELLKDTRLLKKLKKGKITEEDFDKQVITGPKSENRKGGDHEQDDSEDDE from the exons ATGAAGAATAAAGACGTGGCGGCTGAAGCG GTGACAGGCAGTGGGAAGACCTTGGCGTTTGTTATTCCCATATTGGAAATACTGCTAAGGAGAGAGGAGAAGTTGAAGAAAATGCAG GTTGGTGCTCTGGTCGTTACACCAACACGAGAGCTTGCCATTCAGATCAATGAAGTGATGGAACATTTTACTAGGCATTTCCCACAGTTCAg ACGGATTCTTCTTATCGGTGGGAGTAATCCAATTGAAGATGTGGAAAAATTCAAAGAACTTGG AGGAAACATCATCATTGCCACTCCAGGGCGTCTGGAGGACATGTTCAGGAGGAAGGCGGATGGGCTGGACCTGGCTAGCAGTGTGAAGACCCTTGACGTCCTGGTTTTAGATGAGGCGGACAGGCTTCTTGACATGGGATTTGAAGCAAG CTTGAATACCATTCTCGGGTATTTACCCAAGCAGAGGAGGACAGGCCTGTTCTCAGCAACGCAGACCCAGGAGGTGGAGAACCTGGTGAGAGCCGGACTGCGTAACCCAGTACGCATCACAGTGAAAGAGAAAGGAGCCACGGAGAGCAGCACACAGAAAACACCAGCCAGACTGCAGAACTACTACACG GTCTGCAGAACAGAGGAGAAGTTTAACCTGCTCGTGGCATTTCTTCGACAGCACAAACACGAGAAACACCTGGTTTTCTTCAG TACGTGTGCCTGTGTGGAGTATTACGGGAAAGCCTTGGAAGCCTTAGTTAAAAATGGAACCATACTTTGCATTCACGGGAAAATGAAACATAAGCGCAACAAAATCTTTACAGAGTTTCGTAAGTTAAAAAG TGGCATTCTGGTTTGCACTGATGTAATGGCGAGAGGTATCGACATTCCTGAGGTTAACTGGGTCTTGCAGTATGACCCTCCAAGCAGTGCCAG TTCTTTTGTCCATCGCTGTGGACGGACCGCTCGCATTGGCAATCAGGGCAGTGCTCTTGTATTTTTGCTTCCTATGGAAGAATCTTATGTCAACTTCCTGGCCATTAACCAGAAG TGTCCAATGCAGGAGATGGCCCCCATAAAGGACATGGTAGATGTCCTTCCCAAAGTGAAGTCTCTAGCCATGGCAGACAGAGCTATGTATGAGAGGGGAATGAGAGCCTTTGTGTCGTGTGTACAAGCATATAACAAACACGAATGCAGCCTCATCTTCAGAGTAAAGG ATCTGGACTTTGCAAGTATGGCTCGTGGCTTTGCTTTGTTAAGATTGCCAAAGATGCCTGAGCTAAAAGGAAAGAGTTTCCCAGGCTTTGTACCCGAACTGATAGACACAGACTCCATCCCCTACAAAGATAAGAACAGGGAGAAGCAACGACAGAAGATGCTGGCAGAAATGCGACAGCAGAGACCGCAGGACCGAGTCAGGAAGAATTTTACTAAGAATAAGGCGTGGTCCAAACAGAAAACAAGGAAagacaagaagaaaaagaaagcagacaaaagaaagagagaggag GGCTCGGACATTGACGACGAGGATATGGGTGAACTGCTCAAAGACACCCGATTGTTGAAGAAGCTGAAAAAGGGCAAAATCACGGAGGAGGATTTTGACAAGCAAGTGATAACAGGACCGAAGTCAGAAAACAGAAAGGGAGGCGACCACGAGCAGGATGATTCAGAGGATGACGAGTAG
- the LOC131739393 gene encoding ATP-dependent RNA helicase DDX55-like isoform X3 — MQVGALVVTPTRELAIQINEVMEHFTRHFPQFRRILLIGGSNPIEDVEKFKELGGNIIIATPGRLEDMFRRKADGLDLASSVKTLDVLVLDEADRLLDMGFEASLNTILGYLPKQRRTGLFSATQTQEVENLVRAGLRNPVRITVKEKGATESSTQKTPARLQNYYTVCRTEEKFNLLVAFLRQHKHEKHLVFFSTCACVEYYGKALEALVKNGTILCIHGKMKHKRNKIFTEFRKLKSGILVCTDVMARGIDIPEVNWVLQYDPPSSASSFVHRCGRTARIGNQGSALVFLLPMEESYVNFLAINQKCPMQEMAPIKDMVDVLPKVKSLAMADRAMYERGMRAFVSCVQAYNKHECSLIFRVKDLDFASMARGFALLRLPKMPELKGKSFPGFVPELIDTDSIPYKDKNREKQRQKMLAEMRQQRPQDRVRKNFTKNKAWSKQKTRKDKKKKKADKRKREEGSDIDDEDMGELLKDTRLLKKLKKGKITEEDFDKQVITGPKSENRKGGDHEQDDSEDDE; from the exons ATGCAG GTTGGTGCTCTGGTCGTTACACCAACACGAGAGCTTGCCATTCAGATCAATGAAGTGATGGAACATTTTACTAGGCATTTCCCACAGTTCAg ACGGATTCTTCTTATCGGTGGGAGTAATCCAATTGAAGATGTGGAAAAATTCAAAGAACTTGG AGGAAACATCATCATTGCCACTCCAGGGCGTCTGGAGGACATGTTCAGGAGGAAGGCGGATGGGCTGGACCTGGCTAGCAGTGTGAAGACCCTTGACGTCCTGGTTTTAGATGAGGCGGACAGGCTTCTTGACATGGGATTTGAAGCAAG CTTGAATACCATTCTCGGGTATTTACCCAAGCAGAGGAGGACAGGCCTGTTCTCAGCAACGCAGACCCAGGAGGTGGAGAACCTGGTGAGAGCCGGACTGCGTAACCCAGTACGCATCACAGTGAAAGAGAAAGGAGCCACGGAGAGCAGCACACAGAAAACACCAGCCAGACTGCAGAACTACTACACG GTCTGCAGAACAGAGGAGAAGTTTAACCTGCTCGTGGCATTTCTTCGACAGCACAAACACGAGAAACACCTGGTTTTCTTCAG TACGTGTGCCTGTGTGGAGTATTACGGGAAAGCCTTGGAAGCCTTAGTTAAAAATGGAACCATACTTTGCATTCACGGGAAAATGAAACATAAGCGCAACAAAATCTTTACAGAGTTTCGTAAGTTAAAAAG TGGCATTCTGGTTTGCACTGATGTAATGGCGAGAGGTATCGACATTCCTGAGGTTAACTGGGTCTTGCAGTATGACCCTCCAAGCAGTGCCAG TTCTTTTGTCCATCGCTGTGGACGGACCGCTCGCATTGGCAATCAGGGCAGTGCTCTTGTATTTTTGCTTCCTATGGAAGAATCTTATGTCAACTTCCTGGCCATTAACCAGAAG TGTCCAATGCAGGAGATGGCCCCCATAAAGGACATGGTAGATGTCCTTCCCAAAGTGAAGTCTCTAGCCATGGCAGACAGAGCTATGTATGAGAGGGGAATGAGAGCCTTTGTGTCGTGTGTACAAGCATATAACAAACACGAATGCAGCCTCATCTTCAGAGTAAAGG ATCTGGACTTTGCAAGTATGGCTCGTGGCTTTGCTTTGTTAAGATTGCCAAAGATGCCTGAGCTAAAAGGAAAGAGTTTCCCAGGCTTTGTACCCGAACTGATAGACACAGACTCCATCCCCTACAAAGATAAGAACAGGGAGAAGCAACGACAGAAGATGCTGGCAGAAATGCGACAGCAGAGACCGCAGGACCGAGTCAGGAAGAATTTTACTAAGAATAAGGCGTGGTCCAAACAGAAAACAAGGAAagacaagaagaaaaagaaagcagacaaaagaaagagagaggag GGCTCGGACATTGACGACGAGGATATGGGTGAACTGCTCAAAGACACCCGATTGTTGAAGAAGCTGAAAAAGGGCAAAATCACGGAGGAGGATTTTGACAAGCAAGTGATAACAGGACCGAAGTCAGAAAACAGAAAGGGAGGCGACCACGAGCAGGATGATTCAGAGGATGACGAGTAG
- the LOC131739394 gene encoding translation initiation factor eIF-2B subunit alpha-like has translation MDDEELVEYFKTQMRENTDVASAVAAIRTLLEFLKRDKGETILGLRENLTKAIDKLTSVDSSVAVSSGGELFLRFISLASLEHPDLSQCKKVMIVRGELFLKKISLSRDKVAKLCHTFIKDGAIILTHSYSRVVLRVLEKAAAAKKRFTVFVTESQPDSAGQHMADALRKLNVPVTVILDAAVGYVVEKVDLVIVGAEGVVESGGIINKIGTYQLAVCSKAHNKPFYAVAESFKFVRLFPLNQQDVPDKFKYKADTLKKSNNLAEEHPMIDYTPPSLITLLFTDLGVLTPSAVSDELIKLYL, from the exons ATGGATGACGAAG AGCTTGTTGAGTATTTCAAAACCCAAATGCGCGAAAACACAGACGTGGCCTCAGCCGTGGCAGCCATCCGTACTCTCTTGGAGTTTTTGAAGAGAGACAAAG GTGAAACGATTCTAGGCTTGAGAGAGAACCTGACTAAAGCTATCGACAAGCTGACAAGCGTAGACTCCTCGGTGGCCGTGTCTTCCGGAGGGGAGCTGTTCCTTCGCTTCATCAGCCTTGCGTCTCTGGAGCATCCA GATTTATCACAGTGCAAGAAAGTGATGATCGTAAGGGGAGAACTTTTCTTGAAAAAAATTTCACTTTCGAGAGACAAGGTTGCTAAACTGTGCCATACGTTCATAAAAGACGGAGCT ATTATACTAACGCATTCCTATTCGAGGGTTGTTCTGCGAGTGTTAGAGAAAGCAGCTGCAGCTAAGAAACGTTTCACTGTCTTCGTGACAGAATCACAACCAGACTCAGCAGGGCAA CACATGGCTGATGCCTTAAGAAAGCTTAATGTTCCAGTAACAGTGATCCTTGATGCTGCAGTTGG GTACGTCGTGGAGAAGGTGGACCTGGTGATAGTGGGTGCAGAAGGAGTTGTAGAAAGCGGAGGCATCATTAACAAG ATTGGAACATACCAACTGGCAGTGTGCTCCAAAGCACACAACAAACCGTTTTATGCGGTAGCGGAAAGTTTCAAGTTTGTCAGGCTTTTCCCGCTGAATCAACAAGATGTTCCAGACAAGTTCAAG TACAAGGCGGACACACTGAAGAAATCAAACAATCTTGCAGAGGAGCATCCAATGATTGATTACACGCCCCCTTCCTTGATCACCCTCCTCTTCACAGATCTGGGGGTGCTGACCCCGTCAGCCGTGAGCGACGAACTCatcaaactttatttgtaa